Within Paeniglutamicibacter psychrophenolicus, the genomic segment GGCTGTCCGGCAAAGAGCTGGGAGGCGTAGCGCGTCTCCACGTATTGGGAGAGCACCAGCACCCCGACGCCGGGGTGGGTGGTGCGCAGGGCCAGGGCCGCGCGGATGCCCTCGTTGGTGTGAGTCGGCGGCATCCGGTTGTCCAGGATCACCACATCGGGAACGTCGATCGCCATGGAGGCGAGCAGGTCCTCGGCGTTGTCCACCGCGGCAACCACCTGGTGCCCGCGGCCGGTCAGCAACTCGGTGAGCCCGGCGCGCAGCAGGGCCGAATCCTCGGCAATGGAAATCCTCATGCCCCAGTTTCCCCCGACTCCTTCCCGTTTAAGAAAGCGGCAGCCTGAGAGTGATCTCGGTGGGCCCTCCCCGGGGCGAGGAAATCTCCAGCGTCCCGTCAACGTTCGCGGCGCGGGCCCTGAGTCCCTCGATGCCGCTTCCGGCTGCCGGGTCCACTCCCCCGACACCGTCGTCAAGCACGCTGAGCACCAGCTGCTTCCCGTGGCCGGCAGTGGCGACCTTCAGGGTGACGCGCGTGCCTGAGGAGTGCTTGGCCGCGTTGTTCAGCAGTTCCGCGGCGCAGAAGTACGCGATGGCCTCGATCGCCGGGCTGGGGCGGGAAGCCAGCGAATAGGTCAGGGACACGGGCATCGGGGCCGCCGCAACCAGCGATTCCAACGCCGTGTCCAGGCCATCGTTGATGACGGCGGGCCGGATGCCGCTGGCCAGGCCGCGCAGGTCGTTCAACGCATCGGTTGCCGTTCCCTGCGCGCCCGCCAGCAACGCCTTGATGTTTTCCGGGATGTCTTCACCGGCCAAACGGTCCCTGGCATCCCCCAATTTCATGGCAATGGCCACGAGCTGGGCCTGGGTTCCGTCATGCAGGTCGTGTTCGATCTGCGCCAGCCGGGCGTCGGCATCCTGCACCGTATGGCTGCGTCTTTCCTCGAGGCTTTTCACCCGCAACTGCGCCTCGGTGGGACCCAGCAACCCGGAGGCCAGACTGCCCTGCAGGCTCGCCAGGCCGTTGTTGATCGCGGGCCACAACAGGAAAGTGAACAACACACCGACGGCCGCGTACACCAGGTTCCAGGTCGGGCCCTCGGCGTAGATGTCGGAACCGATGCTCGTTCCCCGGTGCCAGCTCCCGTCCTTCGCCTGCATCAGGGGAAGCCACTGCACCCAGTACCAGTAGGTCAGGCAGCCCAGGCCCGCAACAAGAAAGGTGATGCTCAGCAGCGAGGCAACCAGTGTTGTCGCGAAGCCGGCCAGCATGTGCGCCAGGGCGCGCCAACCGCTTGCGTCGCCCAACCCGGAGCGGATGAAGCCCATGAATCCCGGGCGCCTCACCAACCTTGGCGGGGCGTCGACGTGCCGGTCCAGCAGCGACCCGGTGAGGGCCCTCTGCAGCCGGCCCCAGGATCGGGCACCCATGAGCATGGCCGCGGCAACGCTGAGCCCGATCACTGTCACCAGGAGGGATGCACCCAGCGATATCGTCAGGATGGCATAGGTGAATCCGAAGGGAGCAAGGAACAACATGGCCCAGTGGTAGGCAAAGGCTCGCCAGGTTTTTTTCTTGAAGAATGCGGGCACGAATTTCTGGTCCTTTTCAAGCATGGAGCGGGGTGACTCGGTTTCTGGAAATGTTGGCCTCATGGAGCCCATGGAATATCCGTCCGGGGGCGATGCAAGCGCATTCCTGTTCATGCTCTCCAGCATTCTACGGAAAATGGGTTGGCGACATGGGGCATCCCACCCTTTCGCACGGGGGGATATCCCCCGTTTTTCACGTTTGTCCACGCCGGACGGACGACTTCGCCGAACCCAGGGGCACGGAAAAGAACCGGTCCTGAACCGTCGGCTGCGCGGGCGCCAACCAAGGTTATGGCCTTAACCTTGGTTAGCGCCGCCCTTATCCAAGGTTGAGACCGTATCCTTCGGCAACGAATCCCAGGGCACGTCGGAACCACCATCAAGCCTGGGGTGCAAAACAGCGACACGATATGCGTAGAAGCCCCTTGCCCGGAGCATCGGCGAACATCGCGAAGATCTGCTGACACCGAATGTACGGGCCCATCTGTCCAAACGCGGACTGCTTGGCTCCTGAGGACCGTTGTCAACCCCCTAGCTACTTGTCAGCAAGCCGGGCTAGCATCTAGTCATGGAACCCAGGGTGAATCTCAGCAAGTCCGATCCTGCTGCGTATGCGGCGCTGTTGGCCATGAACAAGGCCGCCAGCGATTCTGCCAATGCCGCAGGAATTGATCCCAAGCTTCGCGAACTGCTCAAGGTGCGGGCCTCGCAAATCAATGGCTGCACCTATTGCCTGCGCATGCATACCCGCGACGCCCTCGAGCTCGGGGAAAGCACCGATCGTCTGGCCGTGGTCTCTGCGTGGGCCGACTCCGAGTACTTCACCGCGGTGGAACGTGCGGCCTTGGCCTTGTGCGAATCCATCACCATGGTCTCGGTGGACCACGTCCCGCATGGGGTGTACACCATGGCCCGGGCGGTGCTGTCCGACGAGCAGATCTCGGCCGTCGCCTGGCTGAGCGCGGCGATCAACATGTTCAACCGGGTCGCGATCACCTCCCGTTACCCGGTCAAGCCCTAGTTGCTTCCCTGCGTCTGCAGGTAGGTGACCACCGCCATGACCCGGCGGTGGTCCTGCGGGGCCACGGGCAGCTCGAGCTTGGCCAGGATGTTTCCCACGTGCGTCTCCACGGTGCGTTCGGTCAGCCAGAGCCGCTGGGCAATGCCCAGGTTGGTGCGCCCCTCGGCCATCAGCGCCAACACCTCGCGCTCACGCGCGGTCAGTGCCTCGACGCGGCGGTTGGTGCGTGCGGCTCCGATGAGTTCAACAACCATTTCCGGGTCCAGTGCCGTGGCACCCTGGCGCACCCGGCGCAGGGTTTCGAGGAATTCGTTCACATCCAGCACCCGGTCCTTGAGCAGGTAGGCGAAGTACCCGCCGGGGACCAGCCGTGCGGTGTGCGTGGTTTCCATGTGCTGGGACAACAGCACGATGCCCATCCGGGGGAACTCGCCGCGCAGCAGCACCGCCGCGCGCGCCCCGTCGTCGGTGAGGTCCGGGGGCATGCGCACGTCGCAGACCAGCACGTCCGGTTCCAGGGCCCGAGTCCGCGCCAATGCGGCCGCGGCATTCCCGACCGCGGCAACCACCTCGTGTCCCGCATCCTCCAAAAGGTTCGAGAGCCCCTGGCGAAAGAGCGCGGAGTCCTCGGCGATCACGATGCGCATGGCAGCACCGCCTCGATGACGGTGCCGCGGCCGTCGTGGCTGCGCACGTTTATTGATCCGCCCAACGCCCCGACCCTGTCGGCCAGACCTGCCAGTCCCCCGCCCGGGGTGCGCGTGGCCCCGCCGCGGCCGTCGTCGCTCACGCTCAGGCGGACCGATTCGCCTTCCCGTCCAAGTCTGACGGTGATGCGCCGGGCCCCGGCATGCTTGACGGCGTTGTGCACCGCCTCGGCGGCCACGAAGTAGGCGGTGGCTCCCACGAGCTCCGGGACAACGCCCAGGGAATCCCCGATCCGCAGCTGCACCGGCGTCGGGGAGCGGCCGCTGAGTTGCCGCAGCGCAGCTTCTAGGCCTTCGTCCAGGGCACTGGGCCTGATGCCGTGGGCGATCTGCCGCAATTCAGCCACGGCCGTGCCGAGCTCGGCCACCGATTCGTCGAGCATCCCGCGCAGGGCCTGCTCCCGTGGCGGCAGCTGCCGCTGGATCCGGCGAAGCGCCATGCCCAGGGCCACCAACCGTTGCTGGGCGCCGTCGTGCAGGTCTCGCTCGAGGCGCTTGCGTTCGTGGTGGGCGGCCAGCAGGATCCGGATGCGGCTGGCTTCCACCTCGGCCAACGCCGTAGAGAGCTCCATTTGTTGCCTGCCCATCTCAACCATCAACGCCAGCGCCTTCATGGTCTCCGTGTTGAACACCCTCCCACGTCCCGGTCCGGGAACAACCACCCCCGCGATCCGGCCGGCCAAGGCAACGGGGACCCCGGTCTCGGACCTCACCGGGCGGCCCTGCGCGTCACGAAAACCGTTCCCCGTGGACACCGCATACCCAACCCGCAAGGCGGGGTCGGATGTCGAGGCACGCAACGTTTTTTCGAGGTCCGCAGGCAGCGCCGCATGGGTGAAGACCTGGTTTTCGAAAGCTTTCAGCGCGTCGATGAGTCGCTCGTGTTCGGCGTAGACGATGCGACCGATCAGGTGCTGGATGCGTGGCCGCAATGCCGCCAGGGCCAGCGTTCCGGCTGCGGCACCTGCCACGAGCAGTGCAATGGAAGTCCTGGATTCGATCCCCGGCCAAAGCGCCAGCAACACTGCCAGCAACACGACAGCGCCCAGCACCGCAAGTAGGCCCAGTGCCGAGACGAGCACGCGACCGGCATCAAAGAGGTCCTCGCGAAGGATTGCCACGGCAATGGCCGCGGGGATGAACAGGTACATGGCCGCCAGCCCGATCATCACAATCGATTCGTTGCCGTTCACGAGGTAGCCGACCCAGCACAGCAGCAGCGTCGAGGGCACGCTGGCACCTGCCACCGCCAACCAACGGATCTGGTTCCGGCCGACGCCATCGGCGTGCTTGAACCGCTTGGCCAGATGAGCCACACTGAGCGCCAACAACGCAAGAAAGACCGGGAGCAGCCCCACGGCGGCCAGGTCGGCACCGGGCATCGGAGCCAGCCCGCGGTGCATGTCCTGGAACGCATCCCCATAGGGTTCGGTGCTCAAGGCCGCAAAAACACCGAAACACACGACCACGGCGCCCAGCCCGATCGCCAGCTTCCGGGCACCTTTGTCCTCGAGGCGGCCGGAGGGAAACACCAGGAGCATCAGGGCCCAAGGCAGGTAGAGGAGCATCCATCCGCCCTGTGTCGATGAGATCCATAGTCCATTGACCGGGAGTTTGCCGGTTTCCTGCGCGGCCGCGAGATAGGTGTCGCCGCATCCCACGGCAAGTATCACCAGCCCTGCACCGCTTAACAGCGCACCTACTCCTTGTTTCGGGAACCGCACGGTGATCAGGTATCCGAGGATGAGCGAGGGCAGGGACATGACGATGCACATTCCCAGCCAGCCGGCGGCCGACGCATCCACGCCCGCCGTCAGCGCCCATGCGGCCGTCGCCAGCGACATTGCCGCCAGCGGAAGCACCGCAATAGACACCGCACGGGCCAATCCCATGCGCCCAGCATAAGCCCGGAGTCTGTCCGGAGCCCTCCGTGCCAGCACCGAGGTTTTTCGGGTGTCCTCCACGATTTGCAGTCGGAGAAAACAGCCCATGCTGGTGGCCAAGCGGACGAAACCATCGCCGCCTGCTGATGAAAGGAAACGCCATGACACGGATGAACGAGCTGCGCGGGGAGGCACCCTCACTCGTTGCGGTGCGGGACCTGCGCACCATGTGGCGGATTGCCGCTGCCCTGCTCATTACCCTGGGCCCCTTGAGCATCCTGGTGATCCGGGCCGTCATGCCCTATTGGACCACCGACTCCCCCGCTTCGATAGTTTCCCAGTCCCTGGCGCATCAGACGACGCTGGATTTCATGGTGTGGTCCGGGCTCTTTTTCACCCCGGTGCTGCTGCTCAGTGTTGCGGCGATCGCGTGTGTGGCCCGCCGGGGTTCACCCGTTTTGGCGACCATCGGCGGCGGGCTCGGTTTTATCGGGTGGAGCATGGGCGCGACCACGGTGAACATGGACTATCTGGTTTCCCAAATGGGAGCCAGCGGGTTTGATCAATCGACCATTATGCACATTGGTGATGCGCTCCAAAACAGCACCTTCGCTGCCGTGGGTGGGATCATCTGGCTCATCGGTCACATTTTGGGCATGATACTCACAGGAATCGCCCTGGGTCGGGCGGGGATCATCAATTGGTGGGTCGCCGGCGCCCTGATGGTTTCCCAACCGTTCCATTTCATTGCGGCCGTCATCATTCCGAGCAGACTGCTGGATGTGACGCTCGGCTGGGGGCTGACGACAGTTGCCAGCGCCTTTGTCAGCGTGGCAATCCTGCGCATGGCCAACGACCAATGGGATCTGGGGCCCGCGGCCAGGATTCGATCAACCCGCTGAGGGGAAAACCACAAACACGGATCGCCTCGGCGTCCATGGTGCAGAAGATGCCCCGTGGACGCCGAGGCGATCCTATGCCTGCAGCTCGTGCCAGCGGAAGCGCAGCTCCCGCTGGGCCCCGCGCAACACTGAACCCTCGAAGGGCAGAGCGGCTAGGTCGATGGTGGCGGCAGCCTTGAGCGCGAGCCGGTTTGCCGATGCTGCGGCCCTGGTCGGCAATCCGAGGGAGTCGGCGAATTGGGCCCAATGCCGGGCCTTGAGGTTCTTCAGTTTTCCCGCAATCGGAAGTGCCATGGTTTCATCGCCGTAGAGCAGTGTGCAGGGCAGGTCATACATGGGCGAGATCTCGAAACCGCCGTCCGGCCTTCCCAGCACGGAGAGATTCTTGGCATGAAGGTCACCGTTGCCGGTCAGCCAGCCAAAGGCAAATTGCAGGTACAGGTTTCGGCGGGCCACCACGGGGGCAATACACAAGCGGGCCAGGGCCAGTGCCAGGTCTTCGGCCGCCACGGTGTACTTCGCGGCCGGGGGCAGGCCCATGACCTGCGTTCCGTCCTCGAGGGCCATCCGGTGCCAGTGGCCGTCGGTTCCCTTACGGCGGTCGAACCTCTCGACCAGCAGGCCGGCCAGTCCGTGCTTGTCATGGATGATCCGGTTGCCCACCACCGGGAGGTTCAGGTTTCTTGCCCCGGCCAGGTGCGCGGACTCGTTGGCCACCAGATGGGGGTCCTGCGCGGGATCGAGCTTGAGCAGATAGCGTCGGCCCAGCGTCGCCAACGCCGTGGTGAGCATCGAGGCGCTCGCCTTGTCCTGGACCCCGGGAAGTGCGTGCAGGTCCACCGAGTTCGCCAGGACGGCGAAGTCCAGGTCTTCCGGCGTCGAGGTGTCCGCCAGCGACTCTGGTTCGGCGGGAACGTCCCCCGCGGGAACCACCTGTACGTCGCCCGGGACATCGGCACCCACGGCGAGCAGCAAGGTCAGTTCGTCGTCGAAGCTGGTCTTGGTCGCATTCTTCAACACCGTCAGCCGGTGTCCCTCGGGAAGCAGCCCCGCAAAGAACGCGGGAAGGGCACCATTGGGCGTCTCGACCGCGGCGTTTTCCAGCGGAAGGGAAAAGGCCACCGGCGCCTTGCCGCCGGCCAGGTAGCTGTCCAGTTAGCCGAAGCGGATGCCCCCGGCAGCCGTTCGGGTCAGCTCCCCCGCGTGGACACCGTTCTTGTAGACGTCGGCACCCTCGATGAACCTGAGCCGTTGGAGGTCCGGGGTCATCGACCGACGCCAATCTTGAGCCCCAGCACGTTGAGGACGGAGGCCACGGCGCGCAGGGACGGATTGCCGGTGGCGGTTTCCAGCGCGCGCACGGTCCGTTCGGAGACCTCGGCCAGGTCGGCCAGTTCCCCTTGGGCCAGCCCGGCGTCCTTGCGGGCCCGGCGGATGTCCAGCGCCAGTGCCGATACGGTGTCCATGCCACTTCTCGCACCGGCAAGATGCTGCCGCTCTTGGTTTTTTCCCTTCCCGTGATCCATGAACAACCCGATTTCGGCAGGATCTTGCCGAAAGCGGGTTTCTGGATGGGATGCACCCGCTGGAAGGCGGATGATCGGCAAGTTGCTGCCGGTTGGGTGGTTATCCGTTCGGGCGCTGCGGCAGGTATTGCACCGCCCACTTGTTGCCGTCCGGATCGGCGAAGTACACGAAGTGCCCCCACGGCTGGATGTCGACGTCGCTGACGTCCACGCCGTTGGCCTTGAGCTGGTCGTGGGCCTTGTGGATGTCGCTGACCACCATCTGCAGGCTCGGCGCCGTCCCCGGGGCCGCGTCGTTCAGGCCCTCGCCGATGGTGATGGAGCAGGCGGATCCCGGCGGGGTCAGCTGGACGAATCGGATCGACTCGGTGGGCCGCTCGTCGTAGTCGGCGTTGAACCCGACCTTGTTGACGTAAAAATCCTTGGCGCGGTCCACATCGGACACGGGGACAAACACAAGTTCAAGTTTCCAGTCCATGCCGCCCACGCTACTGCCGCAACAAAACCCGTGTAAAGGGAT encodes:
- a CDS encoding sensor histidine kinase; the encoded protein is MPAFFKKKTWRAFAYHWAMLFLAPFGFTYAILTISLGASLLVTVIGLSVAAAMLMGARSWGRLQRALTGSLLDRHVDAPPRLVRRPGFMGFIRSGLGDASGWRALAHMLAGFATTLVASLLSITFLVAGLGCLTYWYWVQWLPLMQAKDGSWHRGTSIGSDIYAEGPTWNLVYAAVGVLFTFLLWPAINNGLASLQGSLASGLLGPTEAQLRVKSLEERRSHTVQDADARLAQIEHDLHDGTQAQLVAIAMKLGDARDRLAGEDIPENIKALLAGAQGTATDALNDLRGLASGIRPAVINDGLDTALESLVAAAPMPVSLTYSLASRPSPAIEAIAYFCAAELLNNAAKHSSGTRVTLKVATAGHGKQLVLSVLDDGVGGVDPAAGSGIEGLRARAANVDGTLEISSPRGGPTEITLRLPLS
- a CDS encoding response regulator produces the protein MRIVIAEDSALFRQGLSNLLEDAGHEVVAAVGNAAAALARTRALEPDVLVCDVRMPPDLTDDGARAAVLLRGEFPRMGIVLLSQHMETTHTARLVPGGYFAYLLKDRVLDVNEFLETLRRVRQGATALDPEMVVELIGAARTNRRVEALTAREREVLALMAEGRTNLGIAQRLWLTERTVETHVGNILAKLELPVAPQDHRRVMAVVTYLQTQGSN
- a CDS encoding sensor histidine kinase gives rise to the protein MGLARAVSIAVLPLAAMSLATAAWALTAGVDASAAGWLGMCIVMSLPSLILGYLITVRFPKQGVGALLSGAGLVILAVGCGDTYLAAAQETGKLPVNGLWISSTQGGWMLLYLPWALMLLVFPSGRLEDKGARKLAIGLGAVVVCFGVFAALSTEPYGDAFQDMHRGLAPMPGADLAAVGLLPVFLALLALSVAHLAKRFKHADGVGRNQIRWLAVAGASVPSTLLLCWVGYLVNGNESIVMIGLAAMYLFIPAAIAVAILREDLFDAGRVLVSALGLLAVLGAVVLLAVLLALWPGIESRTSIALLVAGAAAGTLALAALRPRIQHLIGRIVYAEHERLIDALKAFENQVFTHAALPADLEKTLRASTSDPALRVGYAVSTGNGFRDAQGRPVRSETGVPVALAGRIAGVVVPGPGRGRVFNTETMKALALMVEMGRQQMELSTALAEVEASRIRILLAAHHERKRLERDLHDGAQQRLVALGMALRRIQRQLPPREQALRGMLDESVAELGTAVAELRQIAHGIRPSALDEGLEAALRQLSGRSPTPVQLRIGDSLGVVPELVGATAYFVAAEAVHNAVKHAGARRITVRLGREGESVRLSVSDDGRGGATRTPGGGLAGLADRVGALGGSINVRSHDGRGTVIEAVLPCAS
- a CDS encoding glyoxalase superfamily protein, with protein sequence MDWKLELVFVPVSDVDRAKDFYVNKVGFNADYDERPTESIRFVQLTPPGSACSITIGEGLNDAAPGTAPSLQMVVSDIHKAHDQLKANGVDVSDVDIQPWGHFVYFADPDGNKWAVQYLPQRPNG
- a CDS encoding carboxymuconolactone decarboxylase family protein, producing MEPRVNLSKSDPAAYAALLAMNKAASDSANAAGIDPKLRELLKVRASQINGCTYCLRMHTRDALELGESTDRLAVVSAWADSEYFTAVERAALALCESITMVSVDHVPHGVYTMARAVLSDEQISAVAWLSAAINMFNRVAITSRYPVKP
- a CDS encoding type II toxin-antitoxin system HipA family toxin, whose protein sequence is MDSYLAGGKAPVAFSLPLENAAVETPNGALPAFFAGLLPEGHRLTVLKNATKTSFDDELTLLLAVGADVPGDVQVVPAGDVPAEPESLADTSTPEDLDFAVLANSVDLHALPGVQDKASASMLTTALATLGRRYLLKLDPAQDPHLVANESAHLAGARNLNLPVVGNRIIHDKHGLAGLLVERFDRRKGTDGHWHRMALEDGTQVMGLPPAAKYTVAAEDLALALARLCIAPVVARRNLYLQFAFGWLTGNGDLHAKNLSVLGRPDGGFEISPMYDLPCTLLYGDETMALPIAGKLKNLKARHWAQFADSLGLPTRAAASANRLALKAAATIDLAALPFEGSVLRGAQRELRFRWHELQA
- a CDS encoding helix-turn-helix transcriptional regulator, whose product is MDTVSALALDIRRARKDAGLAQGELADLAEVSERTVRALETATGNPSLRAVASVLNVLGLKIGVGR